Proteins from a single region of Dyadobacter fanqingshengii:
- the moaCB gene encoding bifunctional molybdenum cofactor biosynthesis protein MoaC/MoaB, whose translation MVDITHKSNTLRIATAQAVVQVSKAETITAIRERAVPKGDVFEMAKAAGFLAVKKTPDLLPDCHPIPVEYTGVNYRIVDLTIIIELTVKTIYKTGVEVEAMHGASVVALTMYDMLKPIDKGVEIRNIRLLEKKGGKSDRKAIPENLKTAVIVCSDSISKGMGEDRSGKKIIEKLESLKLTASDYSIIPDDKNSIQEKIKSLCNADYQLILVTGGTGLSHRDVTPEAVSELIEKEIPGIAEAARNYGQDRMPTAMLSRSVGGLIGETLVITMPGSTGGVTEYMDALFPQVLHVFSVIEGKKHD comes from the coding sequence GTGGTAGACATCACCCATAAAAGCAACACATTACGCATTGCAACCGCCCAGGCAGTTGTGCAGGTAAGTAAGGCTGAAACAATTACAGCAATCCGGGAAAGGGCCGTTCCAAAAGGGGACGTTTTTGAAATGGCAAAAGCTGCTGGCTTCCTGGCCGTAAAAAAGACTCCCGACCTGCTGCCCGATTGTCATCCGATTCCTGTGGAATATACTGGCGTAAATTACCGGATCGTGGATTTGACGATCATCATTGAGCTGACAGTTAAGACCATATATAAAACTGGTGTGGAAGTTGAAGCCATGCACGGTGCATCTGTGGTCGCGCTTACCATGTATGATATGCTCAAACCCATCGATAAGGGCGTTGAGATCAGGAATATCCGGTTGTTGGAGAAAAAAGGCGGAAAAAGCGACAGGAAAGCTATTCCTGAAAATCTAAAAACTGCTGTGATTGTCTGTTCCGACAGTATCTCAAAAGGAATGGGTGAAGATAGATCGGGGAAGAAAATTATTGAAAAACTGGAATCATTAAAACTGACTGCCAGCGATTACAGCATTATTCCTGACGATAAAAACAGCATTCAGGAAAAAATCAAAAGCCTTTGTAACGCAGATTATCAGCTTATTTTGGTCACGGGCGGAACCGGGTTGTCTCACCGGGATGTTACACCGGAGGCAGTGTCGGAATTAATTGAGAAAGAAATTCCGGGAATTGCTGAAGCGGCGAGGAATTACGGTCAGGACCGCATGCCGACTGCCATGTTATCGCGGTCTGTCGGAGGCTTGATTGGTGAAACACTGGTGATTACAATGCCGGGAAGCACAGGCGGAGTTACAGAATATATGGATGCGTTGTTCCCTCAGGTGCTGCACGTTTTCAGTGTTATAGAAGGCAAAAAGCACGATTAA
- the moaA gene encoding GTP 3',8-cyclase MoaA: protein MSLPIVDTFGRKHTYLRISLTDKCNLRCTYCMPKEDMQFMPSKWLMQADEIKALAEIFVGMGVDKIRLTGGEPLIRKDVGQIVSDLGKLPTSLTLTTNAVFIDQFIGNLRDAGVNSLNVSLDTLREDRFIAVTKRDHFTKTLHNIRLLLAEGFVVKINMVVMKGINEDEVNDFVRMTLEQPNLHVRFIEFMPFKGNQWDMSKIVSYNDLLSEINNEFDFQQLTGELQDTAHRFQVTGGAGTFGIIGTVTHPFCSGCNRIRLTADGKLKNCLFDTSEVDLLTPLRAGQDVRTLIYAHFHKKHFAHGGHADFTEKHAKSDYEQNRNMIAIGG, encoded by the coding sequence ATGTCCTTACCCATTGTTGATACATTCGGTCGCAAGCACACTTATCTGCGGATTTCGCTGACGGATAAGTGCAATCTGCGCTGCACCTATTGTATGCCTAAGGAGGACATGCAGTTTATGCCTTCCAAATGGCTCATGCAGGCCGATGAAATCAAGGCACTTGCTGAGATTTTTGTTGGAATGGGTGTGGATAAAATCCGGTTGACGGGCGGGGAACCGTTAATCAGGAAAGACGTTGGCCAAATTGTTTCAGATCTCGGAAAGTTGCCAACCTCACTTACATTAACGACCAATGCTGTTTTCATTGACCAGTTTATTGGCAACCTGAGAGACGCAGGTGTCAATTCATTGAATGTCAGTCTGGATACATTGCGGGAAGACCGTTTTATAGCGGTTACCAAACGCGATCATTTCACGAAAACGCTTCATAATATCAGATTGCTTCTTGCTGAGGGATTTGTTGTTAAGATCAACATGGTGGTTATGAAGGGCATCAATGAAGATGAAGTCAATGACTTCGTGAGGATGACTTTGGAACAACCCAATCTGCATGTCCGTTTCATTGAATTTATGCCATTTAAGGGCAATCAGTGGGATATGTCCAAAATTGTTTCCTACAACGATTTACTCTCGGAAATCAATAATGAGTTCGATTTTCAACAACTAACCGGTGAATTACAAGACACCGCGCATCGTTTTCAGGTAACGGGCGGTGCCGGGACTTTTGGGATCATCGGAACAGTAACGCACCCATTCTGCTCGGGTTGCAACCGCATCAGGCTCACTGCTGACGGAAAGCTCAAAAACTGCCTCTTCGACACTTCCGAGGTAGATCTGTTAACGCCCTTACGTGCAGGCCAGGACGTCCGCACGCTTATTTACGCGCATTTCCACAAAAAACACTTCGCCCACGGCGGCCACGCAGACTTTACAGAGAAACACGCCAAATCAGACTACGAGCAGAACCGGAATATGATTGCTATTGGGGGGTGA
- a CDS encoding glycosyltransferase family 87 protein, whose amino-acid sequence MGAVNRFLVNQKYLLILFLGVVIFASLQSYFGALKSFYEGGKLYTTYNNYIIFKQSFFHLIERKDLYVHFVEEQFDLFKYSPAFALIFGIFAILPDIVGLSLWNILNAAVLFFSVYYLPRLDMRTKGLILVFVIVEFLTAVQNEQSNALIAGLLLFTFGFLERGKYWLASFCLVSTIFIKLFGIVGLALFLLYPNKFKLTYTTAFWVVLFTLLPLLVVDMEQFIFLYKSWANLLANDHSISDGLSVIGWLKTWFGLNVNKTYVSVAGAILFCIPLLRIKQYSNFVFRMLLLASIMIWVVIFNHRAESPTFIIAITGVALWYYGQKQKPENYALLVLAFVFTTLSPTDLFPRFIRNEWMKPYVVKAVPCILIWGKITYDLLFAKLLPRINKAIELEK is encoded by the coding sequence ATGGGTGCTGTAAACCGTTTTTTAGTTAATCAAAAATATCTGCTGATCCTTTTTTTGGGCGTGGTGATCTTTGCCAGCTTGCAATCCTATTTTGGGGCACTTAAAAGTTTTTATGAAGGCGGAAAGCTTTATACAACTTACAATAACTACATCATTTTCAAACAGTCCTTCTTTCACCTGATTGAGCGAAAGGATCTATATGTGCATTTTGTTGAAGAACAATTTGATCTTTTCAAATACAGTCCTGCATTTGCCTTGATTTTCGGCATTTTCGCCATCCTTCCCGACATTGTCGGCTTATCATTATGGAACATTCTGAACGCCGCAGTTCTCTTTTTTTCCGTCTATTATTTGCCGCGTCTTGACATGCGTACGAAGGGGTTGATCCTGGTTTTTGTAATCGTTGAATTCCTTACTGCCGTTCAAAATGAGCAGAGTAATGCATTGATTGCCGGGCTTTTGCTCTTCACATTCGGTTTTTTGGAGAGAGGAAAATATTGGCTGGCTTCGTTTTGCCTCGTTTCTACGATCTTTATCAAGCTGTTTGGGATTGTCGGACTGGCGCTGTTCCTGTTGTATCCCAACAAATTCAAACTCACTTACACGACCGCTTTTTGGGTTGTCTTGTTTACCCTCCTTCCTCTGCTGGTTGTGGATATGGAGCAGTTTATTTTTCTTTATAAAAGCTGGGCGAATTTACTCGCAAATGACCATTCCATTTCGGATGGCTTATCCGTGATCGGCTGGCTGAAAACCTGGTTTGGGTTGAATGTGAATAAAACTTACGTGAGCGTTGCGGGAGCAATCCTGTTTTGTATTCCGCTTTTGAGGATAAAACAATACAGCAACTTCGTTTTCAGGATGCTATTGCTGGCTTCGATCATGATCTGGGTGGTTATTTTCAACCACCGGGCCGAGTCGCCTACATTTATTATTGCTATAACCGGCGTTGCGCTCTGGTATTACGGGCAAAAACAGAAGCCAGAAAATTATGCGCTTTTGGTGCTCGCATTCGTCTTCACAACATTGTCTCCTACTGATCTTTTTCCAAGATTTATCAGAAACGAATGGATGAAGCCTTACGTGGTGAAAGCCGTCCCCTGCATTTTAATTTGGGGCAAAATCACTTACGATTTGCTGTTTGCAAAGCTTTTGCCACGAATCAATAAAGCGATTGAGCTTGAAAAATAA
- a CDS encoding RES family NAD+ phosphorylase codes for MLVFRITSRTYATDLQGTGCLYAAGRWHYKGTQIIYTSEHVSLSKLEILANSSFIPKNQALVTIDLPDDASILEIEQQKLPENWWQFPYPNTLADFTEQWIGQGQFWIMKVPSAHSFTEFNYLLNPLHPDHKLARIIRVEDIHFDKRLK; via the coding sequence ATGCTCGTTTTCCGCATTACCAGCCGAACATATGCAACTGATTTGCAGGGAACAGGCTGCCTGTATGCTGCCGGACGCTGGCATTACAAAGGGACGCAGATCATTTACACATCCGAGCACGTTTCGCTTTCGAAGCTGGAAATCCTGGCCAACTCTTCATTTATTCCAAAAAATCAGGCTTTGGTAACGATTGACTTACCTGATGACGCGTCCATCCTGGAAATTGAGCAGCAGAAGTTACCCGAAAATTGGTGGCAGTTTCCATATCCGAACACATTAGCGGACTTCACAGAGCAATGGATCGGGCAAGGGCAATTCTGGATTATGAAAGTCCCGTCCGCACATTCGTTTACAGAGTTCAACTACCTTTTAAATCCCCTTCACCCAGACCACAAGCTGGCCAGGATTATTCGCGTAGAAGACATTCATTTTGACAAAAGACTAAAATAA
- the parS gene encoding type II RES/Xre toxin-antitoxin system antitoxin: MHTQIISVMGGQKAFKQKIDSFLSFIEVTQQGIPISIAQTVQKRMNLSNKQFGEMLNLSESTFQRRIKNKALLSPAESEKVIDFSKIIAKGLDVFQDENDFNTWLNSPILALGGKKPLELLTSSIGREEVLNVLFRIEHGIYS, encoded by the coding sequence ATGCATACACAGATCATCAGCGTTATGGGAGGCCAAAAGGCTTTCAAACAAAAAATAGACAGCTTCTTGTCATTTATTGAAGTTACGCAGCAGGGAATTCCAATTTCCATTGCCCAGACGGTTCAGAAACGAATGAATTTGTCGAATAAGCAATTTGGTGAAATGCTGAATTTGTCTGAAAGCACTTTCCAGCGTCGCATTAAGAACAAGGCTCTGCTATCACCTGCGGAAAGCGAAAAGGTTATTGATTTCTCCAAAATAATAGCAAAAGGGTTGGATGTTTTCCAGGATGAAAACGATTTTAACACCTGGCTTAACAGCCCCATTCTCGCATTAGGCGGCAAAAAACCACTCGAATTATTGACTTCTTCGATTGGAAGAGAAGAAGTGCTGAATGTGCTTTTCAGGATAGAACACGGCATTTACTCCTAA
- a CDS encoding alpha/beta hydrolase gives MKKLTGLLVALALYATPDKSMAQNEVINLWPEGKVPNFKANTVEEKSVTDASNILRISGVSVPTLTAFIVPKEKSTGAAVMICPGGGYGILASSHEGSDFAKWFNDRGISAFVLKYRLPSEKTMTHQHEVPLMDAMQAMKLIRQSAGKWNIDVNKIGVMGFSAGGHLAATLSTHFNKGEKASPDGKPNFSILIYPVISLLPELAHGGSRDNLLGAEKSDELIKYYSNELQVSAETPPAFLVHAMDDTGVPPENSIAYYLALKKQKIPAEMHLYPQGGHGYGMRTEGKGSLAGWPAAMDGWLKSLGYVKN, from the coding sequence ATGAAAAAACTAACAGGTCTCCTGGTTGCATTGGCCTTATACGCTACTCCCGATAAATCCATGGCTCAAAATGAAGTGATTAATTTGTGGCCGGAAGGCAAAGTCCCCAATTTTAAAGCCAATACTGTTGAAGAAAAGTCTGTTACGGATGCCAGTAACATTCTAAGGATCAGTGGTGTTTCGGTTCCTACTTTGACGGCTTTTATTGTTCCAAAAGAAAAATCAACGGGTGCCGCTGTCATGATCTGCCCGGGCGGAGGTTATGGAATTCTGGCATCTTCCCACGAAGGGAGTGATTTTGCCAAATGGTTTAATGACCGTGGAATCTCTGCTTTTGTGCTGAAATACAGGTTACCAAGTGAAAAAACGATGACGCACCAGCATGAAGTGCCGTTAATGGATGCCATGCAAGCGATGAAACTGATCCGTCAAAGTGCTGGAAAGTGGAACATAGATGTCAATAAAATCGGCGTCATGGGCTTCTCAGCCGGCGGTCACCTTGCTGCAACATTGTCGACGCATTTTAACAAAGGCGAAAAAGCTTCACCCGACGGCAAACCCAATTTTTCGATCTTGATCTATCCTGTCATTTCCCTGCTGCCGGAACTGGCCCACGGCGGCTCGCGCGATAATCTGCTGGGCGCTGAAAAATCCGACGAATTGATCAAATACTACTCCAATGAGCTGCAAGTAAGCGCCGAAACGCCTCCCGCATTCCTCGTACACGCCATGGACGACACCGGCGTTCCACCCGAAAATAGCATTGCCTATTACCTCGCCCTCAAAAAACAAAAAATCCCCGCAGAAATGCACCTATACCCACAAGGCGGTCACGGTTATGGCATGCGGACTGAAGGAAAAGGCTCCCTGGCAGGTTGGCCGGCAGCGATGGATGGGTGGTTGAAATCTTTGGGTTATGTGAAGAATTGA
- a CDS encoding PVC-type heme-binding CxxCH protein, giving the protein MNLKKTLMLIPAGCLMASLMIASYQHVNPSTFQSSKLDSLYKDLTEAQKRSPKYAVAGLSVTNGLEATLFASEPTITNPTNIDVDHLGRVWVCEAYNYRPAINGNPTKNEGDRILIMEDSDGDGKSDKTTVFYQGKEINSPLGIWVMGNRVVVSQSPYVWLFTDENNDGKADKKDVIFEGVGGEQHDHGMHAFIFGPDGKLYFNFGNEGGHLLDGKGNPVIGKDGQPIDFKKLKQGMVFRCDPDFKNIEVLGNNFRNNYEVAVDSYGTMWQSDNDDDGNKGVRINYVMQYGNYGYTDEVTGAGWRANRTNMEDSIPYRHWHLNDPGVVPNLLQTGSGSPTGMVLYEGSLLPKEFQNQMIHCEPGHNVVRSYPVQKSGAGYTAKIVNVVDGKRDQWFRPSDVCVAPDGSLIVSDWYDPGVGGHQAGDQNRGRLYRIAPTNTPYRIPKTDLTTANGAVQALQSPNLSVRYQAWMALNQMGEKAIPSLEKLFKDKKSGDRMRARALWLLSKWPASSKKNIDIAIKDANPDMRIAALRAASELKDVDITSYISLLVKDAEPQVRRECALILHHNKSPKAPALWAELALQYDGKDRWYLEALGIGADDQWDSFFKAWQAKVGANATATQAGKDIVWRSRGKESVPLLASLAGDPKTDLKSRLRYFRAFDFNPAANEKSMALLQIMKGNSPEQTQVNELALRHLDPAFVKQNAEAMASLKKLLDSSFGTPAYLELVSKYELESENARLLDMAINQASTRTGPAAATQLMKQGGGKMVRDIIKGSDAPKSEGIVSALRGVGSKESLEILQTVALDDKYPSGLRTIAARSLGGTMNGEDQVLALLKDGKLSGEQKAAAVKGLSGAWRKSVKLEAAKYTDGATVAIAKHPQVKDLIGMKGDLSKGKQVFTSYCSVCHQVNGEGMDFGPKLSEIGSKLPKEAQYSAIFEPSAGIGFGYEGFEVTLKDGSTVSGIVASKTETDLILKFPGGSTQEYKMSQVKSIKQLNDSMMPAGLQDAMSTEELVSLVDYLSGLKKK; this is encoded by the coding sequence ATGAACTTAAAAAAAACGTTGATGCTGATTCCGGCGGGATGTCTGATGGCAAGCCTGATGATCGCTTCTTACCAGCACGTTAACCCAAGCACTTTTCAAAGTTCAAAGCTGGACAGCCTATATAAAGACCTCACCGAAGCTCAAAAACGATCACCAAAATACGCAGTAGCGGGCCTTTCCGTAACAAACGGGTTGGAAGCAACACTTTTTGCCTCAGAACCAACCATTACCAACCCTACCAACATTGATGTGGATCATTTGGGGCGGGTTTGGGTTTGCGAAGCCTATAATTACCGGCCAGCGATCAATGGTAACCCCACCAAAAACGAAGGCGACCGCATCCTGATCATGGAGGATTCCGATGGCGATGGTAAATCGGATAAAACGACTGTTTTTTATCAGGGAAAAGAGATTAATTCTCCGCTTGGGATCTGGGTCATGGGTAACCGGGTCGTGGTTTCTCAAAGTCCTTACGTATGGCTTTTCACTGATGAAAATAATGATGGGAAAGCTGATAAAAAAGATGTGATCTTCGAAGGAGTAGGCGGTGAGCAGCACGACCACGGCATGCACGCATTCATTTTCGGGCCGGATGGAAAGTTGTATTTCAATTTTGGCAATGAGGGCGGACATTTATTGGATGGCAAGGGAAATCCGGTGATTGGAAAAGATGGGCAGCCGATTGATTTCAAAAAACTAAAACAGGGAATGGTGTTCCGCTGCGACCCAGATTTCAAGAATATCGAGGTTTTGGGTAATAATTTCAGGAATAATTATGAAGTCGCGGTGGATAGTTACGGCACTATGTGGCAGTCTGATAATGATGATGACGGCAACAAAGGCGTGCGGATCAATTATGTCATGCAATATGGCAATTACGGTTATACGGATGAGGTTACCGGCGCTGGCTGGCGCGCTAACCGCACCAATATGGAGGATTCAATTCCTTATCGCCACTGGCATTTAAATGATCCGGGTGTGGTTCCCAATTTGCTGCAAACAGGCTCAGGATCGCCAACGGGAATGGTCTTATATGAAGGTTCTCTTTTGCCAAAGGAATTTCAGAATCAAATGATCCACTGCGAGCCGGGGCATAATGTGGTTCGTTCTTACCCGGTTCAGAAATCAGGCGCAGGTTATACAGCCAAGATCGTGAATGTGGTTGATGGTAAAAGGGATCAATGGTTCCGGCCTTCCGACGTGTGCGTCGCGCCGGACGGGTCCCTCATCGTTTCCGACTGGTATGATCCGGGCGTAGGCGGCCACCAGGCAGGAGATCAGAACAGAGGCCGTTTATACAGAATTGCACCGACAAATACGCCTTACCGAATTCCAAAAACCGATTTAACAACGGCAAACGGTGCGGTCCAGGCATTGCAAAGCCCCAATCTTTCGGTTCGTTACCAGGCCTGGATGGCTTTGAATCAAATGGGTGAAAAAGCGATTCCATCATTAGAAAAGCTTTTTAAAGATAAAAAATCAGGCGACCGGATGCGCGCAAGAGCATTATGGTTACTTAGCAAATGGCCAGCTTCGAGCAAAAAGAACATTGATATAGCCATTAAAGACGCTAATCCTGATATGCGCATTGCTGCATTGCGTGCCGCAAGTGAGTTGAAAGATGTGGACATTACCAGTTACATTAGTCTGTTGGTTAAAGATGCTGAGCCTCAGGTGAGAAGAGAATGCGCATTGATCCTGCATCACAACAAATCGCCGAAAGCACCCGCATTATGGGCCGAGCTTGCATTGCAATATGATGGCAAAGATCGTTGGTATCTGGAAGCATTGGGAATCGGCGCTGACGATCAGTGGGATTCGTTTTTTAAAGCATGGCAAGCCAAAGTAGGAGCCAATGCAACGGCAACCCAGGCTGGAAAGGACATCGTTTGGCGGTCACGCGGTAAGGAATCAGTTCCTTTGCTGGCTTCACTTGCCGGTGATCCTAAAACAGATTTGAAAAGCAGGCTGCGTTACTTCCGTGCATTTGATTTCAACCCGGCTGCGAACGAAAAATCGATGGCCCTTTTGCAGATCATGAAAGGAAATTCACCTGAACAAACGCAGGTGAATGAGCTCGCATTAAGGCATTTAGATCCGGCATTTGTAAAACAAAATGCAGAGGCAATGGCCTCGCTCAAAAAGTTGCTCGACTCCTCCTTCGGAACGCCGGCATATCTTGAATTGGTGAGTAAATATGAATTGGAATCAGAGAACGCCAGATTGCTGGATATGGCGATAAATCAAGCTTCAACCAGAACGGGACCGGCTGCCGCCACGCAATTAATGAAACAAGGAGGCGGCAAAATGGTCCGGGACATTATCAAGGGTTCTGATGCTCCCAAAAGCGAAGGAATTGTGTCCGCATTGAGAGGTGTAGGAAGCAAGGAATCATTGGAAATATTGCAAACTGTTGCATTAGACGATAAATATCCTTCGGGTTTGCGCACAATCGCCGCCCGATCTTTGGGCGGGACTATGAATGGGGAAGATCAGGTTTTGGCTTTGTTGAAAGACGGAAAGCTAAGCGGCGAGCAAAAAGCAGCCGCTGTAAAGGGACTGAGTGGCGCATGGAGGAAATCGGTGAAGCTGGAAGCCGCCAAATACACCGACGGGGCAACAGTAGCAATCGCAAAACATCCGCAGGTGAAAGACCTGATCGGCATGAAGGGAGATTTATCCAAAGGAAAGCAAGTATTTACTTCCTACTGCTCAGTTTGCCACCAGGTAAATGGAGAAGGCATGGATTTCGGGCCGAAACTTTCTGAAATAGGAAGCAAATTGCCTAAGGAAGCCCAATACTCAGCCATTTTCGAGCCTAGCGCAGGAATTGGCTTTGGTTACGAAGGCTTTGAGGTAACATTAAAAGACGGCTCAACCGTCTCCGGAATCGTCGCCAGCAAAACAGAAACCGACCTGATCCTGAAATTTCCGGGAGGCTCAACCCAGGAATATAAAATGTCCCAAGTCAAATCCATCAAACAACTCAACGACTCCATGATGCCCGCTGGCTTGCAGGATGCCATGAGTACGGAGGAATTGGTTAGCTTGGTTGACTATTTGAGTGGATTGAAGAAGAAATAA
- a CDS encoding PVC-type heme-binding CxxCH protein encodes MKQFNFTKSALLVAVFTVLPHFCGFCQLSDSLVVTNPDSLYATLSEPEKRFSRNAVLGLKVADGLEASLFASEPDVINPINIDVDHRGRVWACEAYNYRPAVNGKSELGQGDRIVIMEDKDGDGKSDLTKVFYQGPELNAPLGIWVMGNKAVVSQSPYVWLFTDTNGDDKADKKEILFKGIGGSQSDAGVHAFVFGPDGKFYFNFGNAGRQLVDGQDRPLLDKFERPIDFRQFKQGVVFRCDQDFTKVEILAENFRIGFELAVDSFGTMWQSDQEEPGNGGDRVSYVMENGNFGYIDEMTGASWRLNRTNLEDEIPRRHWHQNDPGVVPNLIETGSGFPMGMTIYEGDLLPRRYQNQILLADAGQQSVSGFPVVNDGAGYKSTGILPIIEGTRDKWFRPTDVCVAPDGSLIISDWYDPIIGSHKMKDKSRGRIFRVAPKDSLYKIPVFDLSIPEQAVKALQSPNLSMRYMAWNACVKHGWQAEPYLEELFRSIVVNPRIRARALWVLNRIEGFNYRSLDIAFREMNPNLRITALRAVRQRNSDPTEYIKRLTADPDPQVRRECALAINHNHTYEALDVWLQLAKQYKGNDRWSVEALSIGAFDQWERIFPAWLERAGTNPVATSAGRDIVWLARTRQAIPYLTAAASDTSVSFKSRLRYFRAFDFFHAGYEKSQALLNVMTVNSSDRIEVSKLALLHLDKSFVTNSQQGLTALNKLLDETYGTEHYIDLMTRYELESEMDRLFKLALDKSDEVVGRDAGALLLEQAGISYVTQKLAGLNEAKKSSLLASIQTVGSPESVYLLRNTALDPNEAPSVRKNAAQYLGSSWPGEEAVVKLLRENRLAGNVKESALEGVKNAFREEIKVQLAPYLPQPEVEKNTDPTKSESKREKKRKRRRS; translated from the coding sequence TTGAAACAATTCAATTTTACCAAGTCTGCATTGCTAGTTGCAGTTTTTACCGTTCTCCCCCATTTTTGTGGTTTTTGTCAACTTTCTGATTCATTAGTAGTTACCAACCCTGATAGCCTATACGCTACGCTGTCGGAACCCGAAAAAAGATTTTCCCGGAATGCAGTCCTCGGACTCAAAGTGGCCGACGGTCTCGAAGCCTCGCTGTTCGCTTCGGAGCCTGACGTGATCAATCCTATTAACATTGATGTAGACCACCGCGGACGTGTTTGGGCTTGTGAAGCTTACAATTATCGACCTGCTGTGAACGGCAAATCGGAGCTGGGACAGGGCGACCGCATTGTGATCATGGAAGATAAGGATGGTGATGGCAAGTCGGACTTGACCAAAGTTTTTTACCAGGGACCGGAGCTGAATGCGCCTTTGGGCATTTGGGTTATGGGTAACAAAGCGGTTGTTTCGCAAAGTCCTTATGTGTGGCTTTTTACCGATACAAATGGCGATGATAAGGCGGACAAAAAAGAGATTTTATTCAAAGGAATAGGTGGCTCGCAGAGTGATGCAGGCGTTCACGCATTTGTTTTCGGGCCGGATGGAAAGTTTTATTTCAACTTCGGAAATGCCGGAAGACAGCTTGTGGACGGCCAGGACAGGCCATTGCTCGATAAATTTGAAAGGCCAATCGATTTCAGACAGTTCAAGCAAGGCGTCGTTTTTAGATGTGATCAGGATTTTACCAAAGTTGAAATATTAGCTGAAAATTTCCGGATCGGATTTGAACTGGCTGTGGATAGCTTCGGAACTATGTGGCAGTCGGATCAGGAAGAGCCCGGCAATGGCGGCGACCGGGTTTCCTATGTGATGGAGAACGGAAATTTTGGATACATTGATGAAATGACGGGCGCTAGCTGGCGTCTTAACCGTACGAACTTAGAAGACGAGATCCCACGCAGGCATTGGCACCAGAATGATCCGGGCGTTGTTCCTAACCTCATTGAAACAGGCTCAGGTTTTCCAATGGGTATGACCATCTATGAAGGCGATTTACTGCCCCGGCGTTATCAGAATCAAATTTTACTCGCCGATGCGGGCCAGCAAAGCGTAAGCGGATTCCCGGTTGTGAATGATGGTGCAGGATACAAATCCACCGGCATACTTCCTATCATTGAAGGGACACGCGATAAATGGTTCAGGCCAACGGATGTATGCGTAGCGCCGGACGGTTCACTGATCATTTCAGACTGGTATGATCCAATAATTGGTTCGCATAAAATGAAGGACAAGAGCCGTGGCCGGATTTTCCGCGTTGCGCCGAAGGACTCGTTATATAAAATTCCTGTTTTTGACCTTTCCATTCCTGAACAGGCCGTAAAAGCATTACAAAGCCCCAATTTATCGATGCGTTACATGGCTTGGAATGCCTGCGTAAAGCATGGCTGGCAGGCTGAACCCTATCTGGAAGAGCTCTTTCGGTCTATCGTCGTGAATCCGCGGATCAGGGCACGGGCATTGTGGGTTTTGAACCGGATCGAAGGTTTTAATTACAGAAGTCTCGACATCGCATTCAGGGAAATGAACCCCAACCTGCGCATCACTGCATTGCGCGCTGTCAGGCAGCGAAACAGTGATCCAACTGAATACATTAAAAGGCTTACTGCCGATCCCGATCCGCAAGTGCGCAGAGAATGTGCGCTGGCGATTAATCACAACCATACTTACGAAGCATTGGACGTTTGGCTGCAATTGGCAAAACAATACAAAGGCAATGACCGTTGGTCGGTGGAAGCATTGAGCATCGGCGCTTTTGACCAATGGGAGCGGATTTTCCCCGCGTGGCTGGAAAGGGCAGGTACTAATCCTGTTGCCACAAGCGCCGGGAGGGACATTGTTTGGCTGGCCAGAACACGGCAAGCCATTCCATATTTAACAGCGGCGGCTTCGGATACAAGCGTGAGTTTTAAAAGCAGGCTGCGTTATTTCCGCGCATTTGACTTTTTCCATGCAGGTTACGAAAAATCACAAGCGTTGCTGAATGTGATGACAGTGAATTCATCTGACCGCATTGAAGTGAGCAAACTGGCATTGCTGCATTTGGATAAATCATTCGTTACCAACTCGCAGCAAGGGCTAACCGCATTGAACAAACTGCTCGACGAAACTTACGGCACAGAACATTACATCGACCTGATGACGCGCTACGAGCTGGAATCGGAAATGGACAGGTTGTTTAAATTGGCTTTGGACAAATCGGATGAGGTCGTTGGTCGCGATGCGGGCGCATTGTTGCTTGAACAAGCCGGCATTTCTTATGTTACGCAAAAGCTTGCCGGACTCAATGAAGCCAAGAAATCTTCGCTTTTGGCTTCTATACAAACGGTGGGAAGTCCGGAGTCCGTTTACTTACTCAGAAACACGGCATTGGATCCCAACGAAGCGCCTTCGGTC